In Platichthys flesus chromosome 21, fPlaFle2.1, whole genome shotgun sequence, the following are encoded in one genomic region:
- the scrib gene encoding protein scribble homolog isoform X6 has product MLKCIPLWRCNRHVESVDKRHCNLQTVPDEVFRYSRSLEELLLDANQLKELPKPFFRLLNLRKLGLSDNEIQRLPPEVANFMQLVELDISRNDIPEIPESIKFCRALEIADFSGNPLSRLPDGFTQLRALAHLALNDVSLQALPNDIGNLANLVTLELRENLLKSLPSSLSFLVKLEQLDLGSNELEVLPDTLGALPNLRELWLDRNQLSSLPPELGNLRKLVCLDVSENRLEELPLEINGLLALTDLLLTQNLLEVVPDSIGCLKQLSILKVDQNRLTQLTDSIGECENLTELVLTENLLQSLPRSLGKLKKLTNLNVDRNRLGSVPKELGGCASLNVLSLRDNRLGKLPAELADATELHVLDVAGNRLQNLPFVLTNLNLKAMWLAENQSQPMLKFQTEDDEQTGEKVLTCYLLPQQPSPSLENLLQNSVDDSWTDSNLNRVSVIQFQEETKAEDEDDEAAAERRGLQRRATPHPSELKVMKKVIEERRNEAYTTRFEGEEESSDQQEKRLSDLSNQSHDSQVSNSTISATSHEERQNTTAVSRRENHVDGRSPQEDELDEMEVEYIEPTVHFAEEPIIRCRDEDEDEDVEDGERSDEEERPTIPAEKQRLIRKDTPHYKKHFKITKLPKPEAVAALLQGYTADSLNAQKKAAEEEEDEDEQSIGTPQHPHRVDELEDSRQHVNSSQVKGVSFDQVNNLLIEPARIEEEEYTLSIQRQTGGLGISIAGGKGSTPYKGDDEGIFISRVSEEGPAARAGVKVGDKLLEVNGVNLNEAEHHTAVEALRSSGASVSMSVLREHMVEPENAITTTPLRPEDDYFPRERRSSGIAFNMEPSLSGPMQRLSTSLFRNDKGLGFSIAGGKGSTAYRTGDTGIYISRIAEGGAAHRDSTLRVGDRVITINGVDMTEARHDQAVALLTGTSPTIALLVERDPNAPGGSPGQSRARAHSPPPPEPSDSPDQEEEGLSSHGNNLSRMEDEYPIEEVILMKSGGPLGLSIVGGSDHASHPFGINEPGVFISKVIPQGLACQSGLRVGDRILEVNAIDLRHATHQEAVRALLANKQEIRMLVRRDPSPPGMEEIVIQKQPGEKLGISIRGGAKGHAGNPFDPTDEGIFISKVSSSGAAARDARLQVGMRILEVNNHSLLGMTHTEAVRVLRAVGDSLFMLVCDGFDPNKVTAVEASPGIIANPFATGIVRKNSMESISSIDRDLSPEEMEIMQKESEMVRETSQWEREEMEKVNIGTGPLKLDYKTLAALPTTSLQKVNRAPSSDFTRTDSPIRETPYSPTIQPPSHHSSNSSLAGRETRFANIHCTSTPTAKDNSPSSTRPGAIQPVGRVWPSTSPATPEGHSPNPFQHGPSPFNSQTSPRAPSPTSPDEFPMNVKQAYKAFAAVPRSLAVLEPPQELYGVRNNFHPKQPSPEPELHNEVFDDDIDGQEGAGKAVTCPVSPRREYMSLAALPRHSRPSLDLQSPSPGGTGSPEQRSFRDRQKYFEIDVKQQTPEKPKPRVSLVGEDDLKNMREEEARKFDLRAQEYLLDEDEDDEEEDLAKQVAQMKASGKVLLDGVEYKVEPVSSPSQHCATPPSYNLTPPSYCGSSGPSSVDGKGDSQRNSMEDSFRLDQRPNSMTGLIPAYQGESAAPIRTAKAERRHQERLRMQSPELAFALDKDLSPAEKRALEAEKRAMWRAARPCGLEDDVRQYEQDLAKRLYQARVRASQGTAEAPQPPTSSSTSSSAASQLRMKSLEQDALKAQMVIAKSRDGKKRGTLDQLTESPSPAPTPSPTPMEELSPCGVTSPGRLSLSSKKFDYRQFAAIPSSKPVYDIQSPDPVEDLQFIDDGSSSPGPTGNPEAEVAPPPPATSALEEMALYSNKRKLRQGRRSLETAVPT; this is encoded by the exons CCGGACACCCTTGGGGCCCTCCCCAACCTGAGGGAGCTGTGGCTGGACCGTAACCAGTTGTCCTCATTACCACCG GAGCTGGGGAACCTCCGGAAACTGGTGTGTCTGGATGTGTCAGAGAATCGTCTGGAGGAGCTTCCCTTGGAGATCAACGGCCTCCTGGCCCTCACTGACCTGCTGCTCACACAGAACCTGCTGGAGGTCGTCCCTGACAGCATAG GTTGTTTGAAGCAGCTGTCTATACTGAAGGTGGACCAGAACAGACTGACCCAGCTGACCGACTCAATAGGGGAATGTGAAAACCTCACAGAACTGGTCTTGACGGAGAACCTTTTACAA TCACTTCCTCGCTCTCTGGGCAAACTGAAGAAGCTGACCAACCTGAATGTAGACCGCAACCGTTTGGGCAGTGTGCCCAAAGAGCTGGGCGGTTGTGCCAGCCTCAACGTTCTCTCCTTGAGAGACAACCGCCTTGGCAAACTGCCTGCCGAGCTGGCCGATGCTACTGAGCTGCATGTGCTGGATGTGGCTGGAAACAG ATTACAAAACTTGCCTTTTGTGCTGACAAACCTCAACCTGAAGGCCATGTGGCTCGCAGAGAACCAGTCGCAGCCGATGCTCAAGTTCCAGACAGAGGATGATGAGCAAACTGGAGAGAAGGTGTTGACCTGCTATCTACTGCCCCAGCAGCCTTCCCCAAGCCTAG AAAACTTGCTACAGAACAGCGTGGATGACAGCTGGACAGACAGCAACCTGAACAGAGTGTCTGTCATTCAGTTCCAGGAAGAGACCAAGGCTGAGGACGAGGATgatgaggctgcagcagagcgCAGA GGTCTTCAGCGCAGAGCCACACCGCACCCCAGTGAGCTGAAGGTGATGAAGAAGGTGattgaggagaggaggaatgagGCTTACACAACCAGAtttgaaggagaagaagagtccTCTGACCAACAG GAGAAACGGCTCAGCGACCTCTCCAATCAAAGTCACGACTCCCAGGTATCCAACAGCACAATATCGGCCACCTCCCACGAGGAGAGACAGAACACGACTGCCGTCTCGCGGAGGGAGAATCACGTGGATGGCCGTTCCCCTCAGGAGGACGAGCTGGACGAGATGGAGGTGGAGTACATTGAG CCCACTGTGCACTTTGCAGAGGAGCCCATCATCCGCTGCAGggatgaggacgaggatgaggatgtGGAAGACGGTGAgaggagtgatgaagaggagaggccGACCATTCCCGCAGAGAAGCAGCGTCTGATCCGAAAGGACACGCCGCATTACAAGAAGCACTTCAAGATCACCAAGTTGCCCAAGCCTGAGGCGGTGGCAGCACTGCTGCAGGGCTACACTGCTGACAGCCTCAATGCTCAGAAAAAGgcggctgaggaagaggaggatgaagatgagcaGAGTATTGGTACCCCTCAGCACCCTCACAGAGTGGATGAGCTGGAGGACAGCCGGCAACATGTCAACTCCAGTCAAGTGAAG GGGGTGTCATTTGATCAAGTCAATAATCTGCTGATTGAACCTGCTCGaattgaggaggaagag TATACCTTGTCCATCCAGCGACAGACAGGCGGTCTGGGCATCAGCATTGCCGGAGGGAAAGGATCCACGCCTTACAAAGGAGATGACGAG GGAATCTTTATCTCCAGAGTATCTGAGGAGGGTCCTGCAGCCAGAGCGGGGGTCAAAGTGGGAGACAAACTCTTAGAG GTGAATGGAGTCAACCTCAATGAGGCAGAACATCACACAGCGGTGGAAGCTCTCCGCAGCTCCGGTGCTTCAGTGTCCATGTCGGTGCTCCGGGAGCATATGGTGGAGCCAGAGAACGCCATCACCACCACGCCACTGAGGCCGGAGGACGACTACTTCCCGCGGGAGAGACGCAGCAGCGGCATCGCCTTCAACATGGAGCCCAGCCTCAGCGGGCCCATGCAGCGGCTGTCCACCTCCCTGTTCCGCAACGACAAGGGGCTGGGATTCAGCATCGCGGGGGGGAAAGGCTCCACGGCGTACCGCACAGGGGACACg ggAATCTACATCTCTCGTATTGCAGAGGGTGGAGCGGCCCACAGAGACAGCACGCTGCGTGTAGGAGACCGGGTGATCACT ATCAATGGTGTAGACATGACAGAGGCCAGGCATGACCAGGCAGTAGCTCTTCTTACCGGCACCTCCCCCACAATCGCTCTCCTGGTGGAGCGAGACCCGAATGCACCAGGGGGCTCTCCAGGTCAATCCCGGGCACGTGCCCACTCCCCTCCACCCCCAGAACCCTCCGATTCTCCggaccaggaggaagagggcCTCTCGAGTCACGGGAACAACCTGAGTCGGATGGAAGACGAGTACCCAATCGAG GAGGTAATCCTCATGAAATCAGGTGGCCCCCTTGGCTTGAGCATAGTGGGAGGCAGTGATCACGCCAGTCATCCATTCGGCATCAATGAGCCGGGAGTGTTCATCTCAAAG GTGATTCCTCAGGGCCTGGCATGTCAAAGCGGACTTCGTGTTGGAGACCGAATATTAGAGGTGAACGCCATCGACCTGCGTCATGCCACTCACCAGGAGGCGGTGCGAGCCCTGCTGGCCAACAAGCAGGAGATCCGTATGCTGGTGCGGAGGGATCCCTCACCGCCTGGGATGGAGGAAATCGTCATCCAGAAGCAGCCGGGGGAGAAGCTCGGCATCAGTATTCGTGGAGGGGCCAAGGGTCACGCTGGAAACCCCTTTGATCCCACGGACGAGGGAATCTTCATCTCAAAg GTGAGCtcaagtggagcagcagcaagAGACGCCCGACTGCAGGTGGGCATGCGGATCCTGGAGGTGAACAACCACAGCCTGCTGGGGATGACGCACACGGAGGCAGTGCGGGTGCTTCGTGCTGTGGGAGACTCTCTGTTCATGCTGGTGTGTGACGGGTTCGACCCAAACAAAGTGACAGCTGTGGAG gcGTCTCCTGGCATCATTGCAAACCCGTTTGCAACAGGCATTGTGCGCAAGAACAGTATGGAGAGCATCTCTTCTATAGACCGAGATCTGAGCCCGGAGGAAATGGAGATCATGCAGAAG GAGTCTGAGATGGTGAGAGAGACGTCGCAGTGGGAGCgagaagagatggagaaagtg AACATCGGCACTGGACCTTTAAAACTTGACTACAAAACCCTGGCTGCTCTTCCCACCACCAGTCTGCAGAAGGTCAACAGG gcCCCTTCCTCTGATTTCACCAGGACAGACAGCCCCATCAGGGAAACACCCTACTCCCCCACCATCCAGCCG CCCAGCCACCACTCTTCCAACAGCTCCCTGGCAGGCAGGGAGACCCGCTTC GCAAACATTCATTGCACCTCAACtcccactgccaaggacaacaGCCCATCATCA ACGCGACCGGGTGCCATCCAGCCGGTCGGCCGTGTGTGGCCGAGTACCTCCCCCGCCACTCCGGAAGGCCACAGTCCCAACCCCTTTCAGCATGGCCCCTCCCCCTTCAACTCCCAGACCTCT cctcgcGCCCCCTCCCCCACCTCGCCCGACGAGTTCCCCATGAATGTCAAGCAGGCATACAAGGCGTTTGCCGCCGTGCCTCGCTCACTGGCCGTGCTGGAGCCGCCGCAG GAGCTGTATGGTGTGAGGAACAATTTTCATCCGAAGCAACCTTCTCCAGAG CCTGAGTTGCACAACGAGGTGTTTGATGATGACATAGATGGTCAGGAGGGAGCTGGGAAGGCTGTGACCTGCCCGGTCTCCCCCCGGCGGGAATATATGAGCCTGGCAGCATTGCCACGTCACTCCAGGCCTTCACTGGACCTGCAG AGTCCTTCTCCTGGGGGCACGGGCAGTCCAGAGCAGCGATCCttcagggacagacagaagtaTTTTGAGATCGACGTGAAGCAGCAGACTCCTGAAAAACCCAAACCTCGAGTCTCTCTTGTTGGAGAGGATGACCTCAAGAAcatgagggaggaagaag CGAGGAAGTTTGATCTGCGGGCGCAGGAGTACCTCCTGGacgaagatgaggatgatgaggaggaggacttgGCCAAGCAGGTGGCTCAGATGAAGGCCAGTGGCAAAGTGTTGCTGGACGGCGTGGAGTATAAAGTGGAGCCAGTGTCCAGCCCTTCTCAGCACTGCGCTACACCCCCGAGCTACAACCTCACACCACCGAGCTACTGTGGCAGCTCAGG ACCCTCCTCTGTTGACGGTAAAGGAGACTCTCAGAGGAATTCAATGGAGGACAGCTTCAGGCTGGATCAGAGGCCCAACTCCATGACAGG TCTGATCCCAGCGTATCAAGGGGAGTCGGCGGCTCCCATCCGCACGGCCAAGGCAGAGCGCCGACATCAGGAGAGGCTTCGTATGCAGAGCCCCGAGCTGGCGTTCGCCCTCGACAAGGACCTGTCCCCGGCCGAGAAGCGCGCTCTGGAGGCTGAGAAAAGAGCCATGTGGAGAGCAGCACG GCCCTGTGGTCTAGAGGACGATGTTAGGCAGTATGAGCAGGACCTGGCTAAGAGGCTCTACCAGGCCCGGGTGAGGGCGTCTCAGGGCACGGCTGAGGCCCCCCagccccccacctcctcctctacctcctcctctgcagcctcccAGCTCAG GATGAAGTCTCTGGAGCAGGATGCGCTGAAGGCTCAGATGGTCATCGCAAAGTCTCGAGATGGGAAGAAACGTGGGACGTTAGACCAGCTGACGGAGTCTCCATCACCTGCTCCCACACCGTCTCCTACACCCATGGAAG AGCTCAGTCCTTGTGGAGTCACTTCACCGGGCAGACTG TCCCTGTCGTCAAAGAAGTTTGACTACCGACAGTTTGCCGCCATTCCTTCTTCCAAACCCGTATACGACATCCAG TCTCCTGACCCAGTGGAGGACCTGCAGTTTATTGACGACGGCTCCAGCAGCCCAG GACCCACTGGCAACCCCGAGGCAGAGGTCGCCCCCCCGCCGCCCGCCACCTCCGCCCTGGAGGAGATGGCCTTGTACAGCAACAAGCGCAAACTGAGGCAGGGCCGCCGCAGCCTGGAAACCGCCGTGCCCACGTAA
- the scrib gene encoding protein scribble homolog isoform X5, giving the protein MLKCIPLWRCNRHVESVDKRHCNLQTVPDEVFRYSRSLEELLLDANQLKELPKPFFRLLNLRKLGLSDNEIQRLPPEVANFMQLVELDISRNDIPEIPESIKFCRALEIADFSGNPLSRLPDGFTQLRALAHLALNDVSLQALPNDIGNLANLVTLELRENLLKSLPSSLSFLVKLEQLDLGSNELEVLPDTLGALPNLRELWLDRNQLSSLPPELGNLRKLVCLDVSENRLEELPLEINGLLALTDLLLTQNLLEVVPDSIGCLKQLSILKVDQNRLTQLTDSIGECENLTELVLTENLLQSLPRSLGKLKKLTNLNVDRNRLGSVPKELGGCASLNVLSLRDNRLGKLPAELADATELHVLDVAGNRLQNLPFVLTNLNLKAMWLAENQSQPMLKFQTEDDEQTGEKVLTCYLLPQQPSPSLENLLQNSVDDSWTDSNLNRVSVIQFQEETKAEDEDDEAAAERRGLQRRATPHPSELKVMKKVIEERRNEAYTTRFEGEEESSDQQEKRLSDLSNQSHDSQVSNSTISATSHEERQNTTAVSRRENHVDGRSPQEDELDEMEVEYIEPTVHFAEEPIIRCRDEDEDEDVEDGERSDEEERPTIPAEKQRLIRKDTPHYKKHFKITKLPKPEAVAALLQGYTADSLNAQKKAAEEEEDEDEQSIGTPQHPHRVDELEDSRQHVNSSQVKGVSFDQVNNLLIEPARIEEEEYTLSIQRQTGGLGISIAGGKGSTPYKGDDEGIFISRVSEEGPAARAGVKVGDKLLEVNGVNLNEAEHHTAVEALRSSGASVSMSVLREHMVEPENAITTTPLRPEDDYFPRERRSSGIAFNMEPSLSGPMQRLSTSLFRNDKGLGFSIAGGKGSTAYRTGDTGIYISRIAEGGAAHRDSTLRVGDRVITINGVDMTEARHDQAVALLTGTSPTIALLVERDPNAPGGSPGQSRARAHSPPPPEPSDSPDQEEEGLSSHGNNLSRMEDEYPIEEVILMKSGGPLGLSIVGGSDHASHPFGINEPGVFISKVIPQGLACQSGLRVGDRILEVNAIDLRHATHQEAVRALLANKQEIRMLVRRDPSPPGMEEIVIQKQPGEKLGISIRGGAKGHAGNPFDPTDEGIFISKVSSSGAAARDARLQVGMRILEVNNHSLLGMTHTEAVRVLRAVGDSLFMLVCDGFDPNKVTAVEASPGIIANPFATGIVRKNSMESISSIDRDLSPEEMEIMQKESEMVRETSQWEREEMEKVEQMRLDREEATRLLEEETENIGTGPLKLDYKTLAALPTTSLQKVNRAPSSDFTRTDSPIRETPYSPTIQPANIHCTSTPTAKDNSPSSTRPGAIQPVGRVWPSTSPATPEGHSPNPFQHGPSPFNSQTSPRAPSPTSPDEFPMNVKQAYKAFAAVPRSLAVLEPPQELYGVRNNFHPKQPSPEPELHNEVFDDDIDGQEGAGKAVTCPVSPRREYMSLAALPRHSRPSLDLQSPSPGGTGSPEQRSFRDRQKYFEIDVKQQTPEKPKPRVSLVGEDDLKNMREEEARKFDLRAQEYLLDEDEDDEEEDLAKQVAQMKASGKVLLDGVEYKVEPVSSPSQHCATPPSYNLTPPSYCGSSGPSSVDGKGDSQRNSMEDSFRLDQRPNSMTGLIPAYQGESAAPIRTAKAERRHQERLRMQSPELAFALDKDLSPAEKRALEAEKRAMWRAARPCGLEDDVRQYEQDLAKRLYQARVRASQGTAEAPQPPTSSSTSSSAASQLRMKSLEQDALKAQMVIAKSRDGKKRGTLDQLTESPSPAPTPSPTPMEELSPCGVTSPGRLSLSSKKFDYRQFAAIPSSKPVYDIQSPDPVEDLQFIDDGSSSPGPTGNPEAEVAPPPPATSALEEMALYSNKRKLRQGRRSLETAVPT; this is encoded by the exons CCGGACACCCTTGGGGCCCTCCCCAACCTGAGGGAGCTGTGGCTGGACCGTAACCAGTTGTCCTCATTACCACCG GAGCTGGGGAACCTCCGGAAACTGGTGTGTCTGGATGTGTCAGAGAATCGTCTGGAGGAGCTTCCCTTGGAGATCAACGGCCTCCTGGCCCTCACTGACCTGCTGCTCACACAGAACCTGCTGGAGGTCGTCCCTGACAGCATAG GTTGTTTGAAGCAGCTGTCTATACTGAAGGTGGACCAGAACAGACTGACCCAGCTGACCGACTCAATAGGGGAATGTGAAAACCTCACAGAACTGGTCTTGACGGAGAACCTTTTACAA TCACTTCCTCGCTCTCTGGGCAAACTGAAGAAGCTGACCAACCTGAATGTAGACCGCAACCGTTTGGGCAGTGTGCCCAAAGAGCTGGGCGGTTGTGCCAGCCTCAACGTTCTCTCCTTGAGAGACAACCGCCTTGGCAAACTGCCTGCCGAGCTGGCCGATGCTACTGAGCTGCATGTGCTGGATGTGGCTGGAAACAG ATTACAAAACTTGCCTTTTGTGCTGACAAACCTCAACCTGAAGGCCATGTGGCTCGCAGAGAACCAGTCGCAGCCGATGCTCAAGTTCCAGACAGAGGATGATGAGCAAACTGGAGAGAAGGTGTTGACCTGCTATCTACTGCCCCAGCAGCCTTCCCCAAGCCTAG AAAACTTGCTACAGAACAGCGTGGATGACAGCTGGACAGACAGCAACCTGAACAGAGTGTCTGTCATTCAGTTCCAGGAAGAGACCAAGGCTGAGGACGAGGATgatgaggctgcagcagagcgCAGA GGTCTTCAGCGCAGAGCCACACCGCACCCCAGTGAGCTGAAGGTGATGAAGAAGGTGattgaggagaggaggaatgagGCTTACACAACCAGAtttgaaggagaagaagagtccTCTGACCAACAG GAGAAACGGCTCAGCGACCTCTCCAATCAAAGTCACGACTCCCAGGTATCCAACAGCACAATATCGGCCACCTCCCACGAGGAGAGACAGAACACGACTGCCGTCTCGCGGAGGGAGAATCACGTGGATGGCCGTTCCCCTCAGGAGGACGAGCTGGACGAGATGGAGGTGGAGTACATTGAG CCCACTGTGCACTTTGCAGAGGAGCCCATCATCCGCTGCAGggatgaggacgaggatgaggatgtGGAAGACGGTGAgaggagtgatgaagaggagaggccGACCATTCCCGCAGAGAAGCAGCGTCTGATCCGAAAGGACACGCCGCATTACAAGAAGCACTTCAAGATCACCAAGTTGCCCAAGCCTGAGGCGGTGGCAGCACTGCTGCAGGGCTACACTGCTGACAGCCTCAATGCTCAGAAAAAGgcggctgaggaagaggaggatgaagatgagcaGAGTATTGGTACCCCTCAGCACCCTCACAGAGTGGATGAGCTGGAGGACAGCCGGCAACATGTCAACTCCAGTCAAGTGAAG GGGGTGTCATTTGATCAAGTCAATAATCTGCTGATTGAACCTGCTCGaattgaggaggaagag TATACCTTGTCCATCCAGCGACAGACAGGCGGTCTGGGCATCAGCATTGCCGGAGGGAAAGGATCCACGCCTTACAAAGGAGATGACGAG GGAATCTTTATCTCCAGAGTATCTGAGGAGGGTCCTGCAGCCAGAGCGGGGGTCAAAGTGGGAGACAAACTCTTAGAG GTGAATGGAGTCAACCTCAATGAGGCAGAACATCACACAGCGGTGGAAGCTCTCCGCAGCTCCGGTGCTTCAGTGTCCATGTCGGTGCTCCGGGAGCATATGGTGGAGCCAGAGAACGCCATCACCACCACGCCACTGAGGCCGGAGGACGACTACTTCCCGCGGGAGAGACGCAGCAGCGGCATCGCCTTCAACATGGAGCCCAGCCTCAGCGGGCCCATGCAGCGGCTGTCCACCTCCCTGTTCCGCAACGACAAGGGGCTGGGATTCAGCATCGCGGGGGGGAAAGGCTCCACGGCGTACCGCACAGGGGACACg ggAATCTACATCTCTCGTATTGCAGAGGGTGGAGCGGCCCACAGAGACAGCACGCTGCGTGTAGGAGACCGGGTGATCACT ATCAATGGTGTAGACATGACAGAGGCCAGGCATGACCAGGCAGTAGCTCTTCTTACCGGCACCTCCCCCACAATCGCTCTCCTGGTGGAGCGAGACCCGAATGCACCAGGGGGCTCTCCAGGTCAATCCCGGGCACGTGCCCACTCCCCTCCACCCCCAGAACCCTCCGATTCTCCggaccaggaggaagagggcCTCTCGAGTCACGGGAACAACCTGAGTCGGATGGAAGACGAGTACCCAATCGAG GAGGTAATCCTCATGAAATCAGGTGGCCCCCTTGGCTTGAGCATAGTGGGAGGCAGTGATCACGCCAGTCATCCATTCGGCATCAATGAGCCGGGAGTGTTCATCTCAAAG GTGATTCCTCAGGGCCTGGCATGTCAAAGCGGACTTCGTGTTGGAGACCGAATATTAGAGGTGAACGCCATCGACCTGCGTCATGCCACTCACCAGGAGGCGGTGCGAGCCCTGCTGGCCAACAAGCAGGAGATCCGTATGCTGGTGCGGAGGGATCCCTCACCGCCTGGGATGGAGGAAATCGTCATCCAGAAGCAGCCGGGGGAGAAGCTCGGCATCAGTATTCGTGGAGGGGCCAAGGGTCACGCTGGAAACCCCTTTGATCCCACGGACGAGGGAATCTTCATCTCAAAg GTGAGCtcaagtggagcagcagcaagAGACGCCCGACTGCAGGTGGGCATGCGGATCCTGGAGGTGAACAACCACAGCCTGCTGGGGATGACGCACACGGAGGCAGTGCGGGTGCTTCGTGCTGTGGGAGACTCTCTGTTCATGCTGGTGTGTGACGGGTTCGACCCAAACAAAGTGACAGCTGTGGAG gcGTCTCCTGGCATCATTGCAAACCCGTTTGCAACAGGCATTGTGCGCAAGAACAGTATGGAGAGCATCTCTTCTATAGACCGAGATCTGAGCCCGGAGGAAATGGAGATCATGCAGAAG GAGTCTGAGATGGTGAGAGAGACGTCGCAGTGGGAGCgagaagagatggagaaagtg GAGCAAATGCGCTTGGACCGTGAGGAGGCAACTCGCCTGCTAGAAGAGGAGACTGAG AACATCGGCACTGGACCTTTAAAACTTGACTACAAAACCCTGGCTGCTCTTCCCACCACCAGTCTGCAGAAGGTCAACAGG gcCCCTTCCTCTGATTTCACCAGGACAGACAGCCCCATCAGGGAAACACCCTACTCCCCCACCATCCAGCCG GCAAACATTCATTGCACCTCAACtcccactgccaaggacaacaGCCCATCATCA ACGCGACCGGGTGCCATCCAGCCGGTCGGCCGTGTGTGGCCGAGTACCTCCCCCGCCACTCCGGAAGGCCACAGTCCCAACCCCTTTCAGCATGGCCCCTCCCCCTTCAACTCCCAGACCTCT cctcgcGCCCCCTCCCCCACCTCGCCCGACGAGTTCCCCATGAATGTCAAGCAGGCATACAAGGCGTTTGCCGCCGTGCCTCGCTCACTGGCCGTGCTGGAGCCGCCGCAG GAGCTGTATGGTGTGAGGAACAATTTTCATCCGAAGCAACCTTCTCCAGAG CCTGAGTTGCACAACGAGGTGTTTGATGATGACATAGATGGTCAGGAGGGAGCTGGGAAGGCTGTGACCTGCCCGGTCTCCCCCCGGCGGGAATATATGAGCCTGGCAGCATTGCCACGTCACTCCAGGCCTTCACTGGACCTGCAG AGTCCTTCTCCTGGGGGCACGGGCAGTCCAGAGCAGCGATCCttcagggacagacagaagtaTTTTGAGATCGACGTGAAGCAGCAGACTCCTGAAAAACCCAAACCTCGAGTCTCTCTTGTTGGAGAGGATGACCTCAAGAAcatgagggaggaagaag CGAGGAAGTTTGATCTGCGGGCGCAGGAGTACCTCCTGGacgaagatgaggatgatgaggaggaggacttgGCCAAGCAGGTGGCTCAGATGAAGGCCAGTGGCAAAGTGTTGCTGGACGGCGTGGAGTATAAAGTGGAGCCAGTGTCCAGCCCTTCTCAGCACTGCGCTACACCCCCGAGCTACAACCTCACACCACCGAGCTACTGTGGCAGCTCAGG ACCCTCCTCTGTTGACGGTAAAGGAGACTCTCAGAGGAATTCAATGGAGGACAGCTTCAGGCTGGATCAGAGGCCCAACTCCATGACAGG TCTGATCCCAGCGTATCAAGGGGAGTCGGCGGCTCCCATCCGCACGGCCAAGGCAGAGCGCCGACATCAGGAGAGGCTTCGTATGCAGAGCCCCGAGCTGGCGTTCGCCCTCGACAAGGACCTGTCCCCGGCCGAGAAGCGCGCTCTGGAGGCTGAGAAAAGAGCCATGTGGAGAGCAGCACG GCCCTGTGGTCTAGAGGACGATGTTAGGCAGTATGAGCAGGACCTGGCTAAGAGGCTCTACCAGGCCCGGGTGAGGGCGTCTCAGGGCACGGCTGAGGCCCCCCagccccccacctcctcctctacctcctcctctgcagcctcccAGCTCAG GATGAAGTCTCTGGAGCAGGATGCGCTGAAGGCTCAGATGGTCATCGCAAAGTCTCGAGATGGGAAGAAACGTGGGACGTTAGACCAGCTGACGGAGTCTCCATCACCTGCTCCCACACCGTCTCCTACACCCATGGAAG AGCTCAGTCCTTGTGGAGTCACTTCACCGGGCAGACTG TCCCTGTCGTCAAAGAAGTTTGACTACCGACAGTTTGCCGCCATTCCTTCTTCCAAACCCGTATACGACATCCAG TCTCCTGACCCAGTGGAGGACCTGCAGTTTATTGACGACGGCTCCAGCAGCCCAG GACCCACTGGCAACCCCGAGGCAGAGGTCGCCCCCCCGCCGCCCGCCACCTCCGCCCTGGAGGAGATGGCCTTGTACAGCAACAAGCGCAAACTGAGGCAGGGCCGCCGCAGCCTGGAAACCGCCGTGCCCACGTAA